In Macaca mulatta isolate MMU2019108-1 chromosome 16, T2T-MMU8v2.0, whole genome shotgun sequence, the sequence AGCCTGTGAATCCACCACAGGTCCGAGCGGGGAGTTCCAGCCCCTGCCGGCGCACTCAACCGCAAGCCAGCCCTGCTCTGACTTCATTGCCAGGGCCAGCGGGGCCTGTTTTGGGCTTTCACTGTAAGTGGAATCCCAGAGGGTCTGTCCAGAGTCAGATCTGGCCCTTTCTGTGAATGGACTGGTCCATATGAACAGGAGGCTACTGTGAGGGCGCCTGCTGCTGGGCCAGCTTGCAGAGCTCTTGCTTCCCCTGGATGTGGTGTCAGGAGTGGGATCTCTGTCACAAATGggcatgttttgtttttgtagttttgttttcagacagggtctcactctgtcacctaggctgaagtgcagtggcagggtctcagctcactgcagcctctgcctccttagctcaagcaatcctcccaccttagcctcctgagtagctagaactacaggtgcctaccacgaCGCtcagacaaatttttttttttttttttttttgagatggagttttgctcttgttgcccaggctgaagtgcaatggtgtgatcttggctcaccacaccctctgcctcccagttcaagcgattctcctgccttagcatcccaagtagctgggattacaggcatgagccaccatgcccggctaatttgtatttttagtagagatggttcctccatgttggtcaggctggtcttgaactcctgagctcaaatgatctgcccactttggcctcccaaagtgctgggattacaggtgtgagccacgatgcccagcctcattattgttattttcaaatacagaaagggtcttgctatgttgcccaggctggtgttgaactcctgggctgcagtgatcctcccgccttggtctcctaaagtgctgagattataggcatgagccactatgcccagctacaGCCAGTTTTAGTGGGCGCTGTCTAAGGACAAGCTGGCTGGGTGCTCTGGGGGAGTTGCTAGTgtcactgtgcctcagtttctctcttgtGAGGTGGGAGTAGGAGCTCCAGCCTCACGGCGTGTGGCATGAGCCGTGTCCCATCTCAAATTCTCTGTGAGGCCTGCTCCAGCCACGTGCATGCTTCATTGACTATGGTCCCTGGGAGTGCACCAAGGCCTTCTGCCTTGACCCAGCCATGGCCTGACATTGTGTGTCTCAGGGCCACCAGCAAGGCTCAGTGAGGGTGTGAGCCCAAGGGCTGTCTTCCCGCTCAGTCAGGCCAGCCTCTCCTGCCCCACTGCCCACTGCCCACCCCTTCACCCACGTGCTCCTGCTCAAGTGACCCCACCTCAGGTCCTGTCCCATGCACAAATATGCCACAGACAGGCGAGGGCacactaattttattttgaaatagggaCTGCAAGGGCGGGCTGTATTGAGAAGGATGGCCCCCTGCCGTGATGAGCGTGGGGCCTCATCTGCTCACTGTACACACCTGGAGTCCTGCTACTCAGCGTTTCCAAACCAAGGGCACCCACCTGGGAAGGGATGCAGAGAGAGGGAGCTCCTCTGCACCCCCATAGAGGCAGGACAGGGGACTGGGGTGCAGAGGCACTCTGGGCACACCCTGCCCTGGCTTTCCAGCTGGGAGGAGGGGATGACCTGGGGTCCAGCAGGCTCCCGGGCTGGGGTCCACTTCCCGTTCTCCCTGGGAGGGGAGACTCGCCAAGCCTCTCTGCGGGTAGGACTGAGGGGTGGGCCCAGTGTTGAGCAGGGCCTAGCCAGCCCCTGAGGGGGCGTCCTGGAGGGAGGTGATGGGCTCCTGGTGACTGGTATTAATATGTAGGGGGGGACCTGAGGACACAATCCCACACTGGTGTCCAGGTGCCATCTGGGCTAGGGGGACTTCTCAACAGGAATCCTGAGCAGGGTTTAGAGCAGAGAGGGCAGGAGGGGGAGGGTCTGGACCTCAGCAGGGCCTGGTGCTAGATGATGCCATATTGGGCCAGCTCGTGCAGCTCCAGGTGGTTGAAGGCCTCCCAAGGGCAGATGACCGTGATGTCTGTGGGAGAAAGGGGCCTGGATCAGAGAGGATCCCATGGCCCAGGGACCCCCACCCCTGTGGCCCTGTTTCCCACAGCCCAGGTGTAGCCCTACAGTGTGCTGAGTGGGGGCGTGCAGACCCTGGCGTGGGGCCCTCCTCTGGGGACACACTGGCTGTAGGGGAAGGAGGGTGCGGCAGGTCCAGGGGAGGGAACCAGAGGAGGGTGGGGCTTGCTGAAGGGGGAGGAGGCAGCAAGGGGTTCTGTTCTTTCCCAGACCCCTCCCCTCACCTGGTGCAAGTGTCCCAAATGGGAACAGCCTCACCTTCCAGATCCAGTGGATCTGGAGCTCAGTGTTGGGGGAAGAAGTGATGGACAGGCTGGGGGTCTCTAAGTGAAAAGCAGGGGAGGtgggggccgaggtgggctgcATTGGGCCCTGGGCGTGCTCGGTGTGCCTGGGGGGACCTGGGCAGACCTCAGGTTGGCACTGGCAGCCGTCGTACCTGTTCCCAGGCCTTCCATTCCAGGGATGTCATCCCCAAACCTGCAAGGACAGAGCAGTCAGGGACATGGCGGGGCCCAGCCCTGGCTCAGTCAGCCTGAGGCCTGAGGTCATCTCTAGCCTTCCTAGGAGATGAGGCGTTTGTCTGGGAGCCCAGTGGGCAGAGACCCGCCTCCTCCCCAACCTCCTGGGGCTTGGTGGGCCTGGGGGGGCGTCCTTCACAGACCCACAGTGAGTCTGCTACCCCGAGCATCATGGAGCTGAGGCCCAGAAAAGGAGGTGCAAGCCCCAGGGTGCTAGGCAGGTGTGTGCCCTGAGGGAGTACGGAGGGGGTGCGTGGTTGGTGTACGGTTTGAGTGTAGATTTGTGAAGGTGGCTTGTCTGTGAGTGTGCCTCACGTGTGCACATGTGGCGGTATGAGCATGTTTGTGCACACACATGAGAGTGTCATGCCTGTGTGTGCACCCACGTGTAAGTGGACACTCCTTGGTGCACTGTGCCGTGGCTGTCCCTGGGTGGCAgtggctgtattttttttttttttttttgagatggagtctcactctgccgcccaggctggagtgcagtggtgtgatctcagctcactgcaagctctgcctcctgggttcacaccattctcctgcctcagcctaccgaatagctgggactacaggcgcctgccaccatgcccggctcattttttgtatttttcagtagagacaggtttcaccgtgttagccaggatggtctcaatctcttgacctcgtgatctgcccacctcagcctcccaaagtgctgggattacaggcgtgagccactgcgcctggtggttttgtttttttgagacggagtttcttgttgcccaggctggagtgcaatggtgtgatctcggctcaccgcaacctctgcctcccggattcaagcaattctcctgcctcagcctcccgagtagctgggattacaggcgtgcaccaccacacctggctaaatttgcatttttagtagagacagggtttcaccatgtttgtcaagctggtctcaaacttgcgacctcaggtgatctgcccgcctcagcctcccaaagtgctgggattacagatgtgagccacggcgcctggccggCAATGGCTATATTTTCAAGCATGGTTGGCAGTAGCATCTGGAGCAGGTGACAGGAGCCCCCagttccccttccccctcctccatcCCTGCTCAGGCCCTCAGGCACCGCCCTACCTACCCCGGCTGTGAGGCTGGGATCACTCACCCAGTAAAGTGGCCCAAGGCCCTGCCGCGCCTCCCCTTCCTGTGCAGCTTTCAGAGGCCCCAGCCCCCAACTCTGCTTACCCTTGGACGCCTTTCTTTGGGGGCTTGCTCTTGAACTGCCTGGTTTGTCGCTGCTTAAATTTAGGGGGTCCTTTCCTGGGGGTGACAGGTCCCCCGACCACCCTGGTGGCTGACCGGAACTCAGCCTTGGGCGGCTCCAGGTTCATGGCGAGGCTGATGGAGACACCGTGGCAACCCTGGCTCCTGGACTCCCTCCTGCTGCAATCTGGGGACAGACCGGGCCCGGGTCTCAGTCAGCCCTCCTGCTTCCAACCCTTGTGGGGGTCTCAACCCACCGGTGGAGGGGCTGAGACCCAGCCCCACCAGCCCCAGCGTCATCCAGACGACAGCCCCTGCAATCTGCCCTGGGGCAGCTAGCCTGCCAGCCCTGCTCGGGCCGCCCACCGTCCACTGGCGCACTCCTATTCCCCTTGCCTAGTGGATGCCCCCCCAGCAACGCTGGCCACACACAGCTCCGGCCTCTCCCCTGCGTCCTGgcctccctcaccccaccccacaatCCACAGCAAacctagcctcccagcctgggGCAGGTCCTGAGCCTGGAGTCCTCACCGCCTCCCTGTGGGTGACCACTGACAACCTCCTGCCCCTTCCCCCGCATTCCCCACCCCAGGGGAGCATGACTGGGGAGCATTCAACTGCtactcttgtttgtttgtttgtttgtttgttttttgagacagagttttgctcttgtcgcccgggctggagtgcagcagcacaatcttggctcactacaacctccgcctcccaggttcaagtgattctcctgcctcagcctcctgagcagttgggattacaggtgcccgccaccacgcctggctaatttttgctttttttttttttttttgaggcggagtctcgctctgtcgcccaggctggagtgcagtggcaggatctcagctcactgcaagctccgcctcccgggttcatgccattct encodes:
- the PDE6G gene encoding retinal rod rhodopsin-sensitive cGMP 3',5'-cyclic phosphodiesterase subunit gamma, with the protein product MNLEPPKAEFRSATRVVGGPVTPRKGPPKFKQRQTRQFKSKPPKKGVQGFGDDIPGMEGLGTDITVICPWEAFNHLELHELAQYGII